One region of Halomonas huangheensis genomic DNA includes:
- a CDS encoding copper resistance protein B, whose amino-acid sequence MMSSVTHAADGYDAPDHWPSPMMEHNMGMALFDRLEYSVPDKGKEALVWDFQAWYGSDVNRLYIKSEGENVQGDGEDAEFESLELLYSRLIADFWELQGGVGYQGGVFSDDHEERTYGVIGFQGTMPYRIELDSALQISDDGDVALSLEGEYDLRLTQRVYLQPRTEIAVAASEVEEFGVGKGLNSVRVGARLRYEVTRRFAPYVGAWWEKQYGNTADFSRVAGDATEDTGVVAGVRLMF is encoded by the coding sequence ATGATGTCTTCTGTGACCCATGCAGCGGATGGCTATGATGCGCCGGATCATTGGCCTTCCCCAATGATGGAGCACAACATGGGGATGGCATTGTTTGACCGGCTTGAGTACTCGGTCCCTGACAAAGGTAAGGAGGCTCTGGTCTGGGACTTCCAGGCCTGGTATGGCAGTGATGTCAATCGCCTGTATATCAAGTCAGAAGGAGAGAATGTCCAGGGAGATGGAGAAGATGCCGAGTTCGAATCACTGGAGCTACTCTACAGTCGCTTGATCGCAGATTTCTGGGAGCTTCAGGGCGGTGTGGGGTACCAGGGGGGCGTCTTTTCGGATGACCATGAAGAACGCACTTATGGTGTGATTGGTTTTCAGGGAACCATGCCTTATCGCATCGAGTTGGATAGCGCCCTGCAAATCAGTGACGATGGCGACGTTGCGTTGAGTCTGGAAGGCGAATACGACCTGCGCCTGACGCAGCGTGTCTATCTTCAGCCGCGCACTGAAATCGCTGTCGCTGCCAGTGAAGTCGAGGAGTTTGGTGTCGGCAAGGGCCTCAACAGTGTGCGAGTGGGCGCAAGATTGCGCTATGAAGTGACCCGGCGCTTCGCGCCCTATGTGGGAGCCTGGTGGGAAAAGCAGTATGGAAACACTGCAGACTTCTCACGTGTCGCGGGTGATGCTACAGAAGATACTGGGGTAGTGGCTGGCGTGCGATTGATGTTTTGA
- a CDS encoding PQQ-dependent sugar dehydrogenase produces the protein MSRIALSRLALTISTAGLMTLPFFTASASAEEQQPAWAQGRSAELAESPLAPHATPLTVTAPENIPIDDLRLPDGFSAEIWAHGMPGARMMAIGDNGTVFVGTRGIGRVYAVMDNGDKREHVTVAEGLTQPNGVAFKDGSLYVAAINRIFRYDNIEDSLANGEVPEPEELTEAFGLPDDEHHGWKFLAFGPDDRLYIPVGAPCNGCEVDADTHATIHSFKPDGSDMRVEARGVRNSVGFDFHPETGELWFTDNNQDWVGEHAPNDELNRVSETGENFGFPYCHGVGVTDPALGDAASCDGVSLPAATFDPHSAPLGMRFYTGEMFPEEYRNAIFIARRGSWNRSLSAGYDVQVARISDNGERAGLSPFMVGFLDTSENDFSGRPVDVLQMADGALLVSDEQNGAIYRVSYATPDYVE, from the coding sequence ATGTCGCGCATTGCCCTCTCACGTCTCGCGCTGACGATTTCCACCGCTGGCCTGATGACGCTCCCTTTCTTCACCGCATCTGCGAGTGCCGAAGAACAGCAGCCAGCCTGGGCCCAAGGGCGTTCAGCCGAGTTAGCCGAGTCGCCGCTTGCTCCGCACGCCACTCCCCTGACCGTCACCGCCCCTGAAAACATCCCCATCGATGACCTACGCCTACCGGATGGCTTCAGTGCCGAAATCTGGGCCCACGGCATGCCAGGTGCACGCATGATGGCCATAGGTGACAACGGAACTGTCTTTGTCGGAACTCGCGGTATAGGCCGGGTCTATGCCGTTATGGACAACGGCGACAAACGAGAACACGTCACTGTCGCCGAGGGACTGACCCAGCCCAATGGGGTCGCCTTCAAGGATGGCAGCCTGTATGTCGCTGCCATCAACCGTATCTTCCGTTACGACAACATCGAGGACTCTCTGGCCAACGGAGAGGTTCCGGAACCCGAAGAGCTGACCGAGGCTTTTGGCCTTCCTGACGACGAGCATCACGGCTGGAAGTTTCTCGCCTTCGGGCCAGATGACCGGCTCTACATACCTGTGGGCGCACCCTGCAACGGTTGCGAGGTCGACGCAGATACGCACGCCACTATCCACAGCTTCAAACCGGACGGCTCTGACATGCGAGTCGAAGCACGCGGTGTCCGCAACAGCGTTGGCTTCGACTTCCATCCCGAGACAGGAGAACTATGGTTCACCGACAACAACCAGGACTGGGTGGGTGAACATGCACCGAACGACGAGCTCAACCGGGTCAGCGAAACCGGCGAGAACTTCGGCTTTCCCTACTGCCACGGTGTTGGTGTAACCGATCCAGCCTTGGGCGACGCGGCATCCTGCGATGGTGTCTCCCTGCCCGCTGCCACCTTTGATCCGCACAGCGCTCCGCTGGGCATGCGTTTCTATACCGGAGAGATGTTCCCGGAGGAGTACCGGAACGCTATTTTCATCGCCCGTCGCGGCTCCTGGAACCGTTCGCTCAGCGCTGGTTACGACGTACAAGTCGCCAGGATCTCCGATAACGGAGAACGAGCAGGCCTCTCTCCCTTCATGGTCGGCTTCCTCGATACCAGCGAAAACGACTTTTCCGGTCGCCCTGTAGACGTGCTGCAGATGGCTGACGGGGCGCTGCTGGTTTCCGATGAGCAGAACGGCGCCATCTATCGCGTCAGCTACGCCACACCGGACTACGTGGAGTGA
- a CDS encoding c-type cytochrome → MPPSMSALSGRLLAALASLILSGPSIAEESPAAGLPLEEQVQVCGACHGPDGNASQPGTPSLAGQPALAITNQLIYFRERLRQSEVMTPMARGLSDGEIQALAAYYEDQVLEAPDEDADAELMSQGQDLAKQHRCSSCHRSDFSGHEQMPRLANQREDYLTHAMQAYRERSRGGPDTTMIEVMRDISDDEIQALAHYLAHWEK, encoded by the coding sequence ATGCCCCCATCCATGAGCGCCCTATCGGGGCGCTTACTGGCTGCATTGGCCAGCCTGATACTGTCTGGTCCGTCTATTGCCGAGGAGTCGCCAGCCGCGGGCCTGCCATTGGAGGAACAGGTGCAGGTGTGCGGTGCCTGTCACGGCCCTGATGGCAACGCATCCCAACCTGGCACCCCCTCACTGGCCGGCCAGCCAGCACTGGCCATCACCAACCAGTTGATCTACTTCCGCGAGCGTCTGCGGCAGAGTGAGGTGATGACCCCCATGGCACGAGGACTTTCCGATGGAGAGATTCAGGCTTTGGCTGCCTACTATGAAGACCAAGTGCTGGAGGCACCGGATGAGGATGCAGACGCTGAACTGATGTCCCAGGGGCAAGACCTGGCCAAGCAGCATCGTTGCTCCAGTTGCCATCGCTCTGACTTTTCAGGCCACGAGCAGATGCCTCGCCTGGCCAACCAACGAGAGGACTACCTGACTCATGCCATGCAAGCTTATCGAGAGCGCAGCCGAGGCGGTCCCGATACCACCATGATCGAGGTCATGCGAGACATCTCCGACGATGAGATCCAGGCGTTGGCCCATTATCTTGCCCACTGGGAGAAATGA
- the thiB gene encoding thiamine ABC transporter substrate binding subunit, with the protein MNFTSTRARMAYTLPGLCLSLSMTGFAAPALADDSERPTLTVYTYESFVAEWGPGPGVEKAFEAQCNCDLNFVSLGGGVDILQRLRLEGDSSAADVVLGLDMNLIDEARRLELLAPHGADLSTLQLPIEWHDDTFLPYDWGRFAFIYDSEILPDPPTSFEELLDAPDDLKVIISDPRTSVPGLGLLLWIKHIYGDQADEAWQRLSPHILTVASGWSQAYFSLFMNGEAPMVLSYSTSPAYHMAVDNTDRYQAAEFSEGHYLQIETAAMLAGSEHPGLARQFMDFILSEDFQREIPLGNVMYPAVDLGAELPEVFERLIEPDSFTFTPEEVSANRQGWIREWLNATTR; encoded by the coding sequence ATGAACTTCACTTCCACCAGGGCCCGGATGGCGTATACGCTTCCGGGCCTTTGTCTGTCTCTGTCGATGACGGGGTTTGCAGCGCCTGCGTTGGCGGATGATAGCGAGCGCCCGACGCTGACGGTTTACACCTATGAGTCCTTCGTCGCCGAGTGGGGCCCTGGCCCTGGTGTGGAAAAGGCCTTCGAAGCTCAGTGCAACTGTGATCTGAACTTCGTGTCGCTGGGCGGGGGTGTCGATATCCTTCAGCGGCTGCGTCTTGAAGGCGACTCCAGCGCCGCGGATGTAGTGCTCGGGCTCGATATGAACCTGATCGATGAAGCACGTCGCCTTGAGCTGCTGGCTCCGCATGGCGCCGACCTGTCGACGTTGCAGCTGCCCATCGAGTGGCATGACGACACCTTCCTGCCTTATGACTGGGGGCGCTTCGCCTTCATCTACGACAGTGAGATACTGCCCGACCCACCGACCAGCTTCGAGGAATTGCTCGATGCGCCTGATGATCTCAAGGTCATCATCAGCGACCCACGCACCAGTGTGCCGGGGCTTGGGCTGTTGCTGTGGATCAAACACATCTACGGTGATCAGGCCGATGAGGCGTGGCAGCGGCTTTCACCGCATATCCTCACCGTAGCCAGTGGCTGGAGTCAGGCCTATTTCTCGCTGTTCATGAATGGCGAGGCGCCAATGGTATTGTCCTACAGCACCTCGCCCGCCTATCACATGGCAGTGGACAACACCGACCGCTATCAGGCTGCGGAATTCAGCGAAGGTCACTATCTACAGATCGAAACTGCCGCAATGCTGGCGGGCTCGGAGCACCCGGGACTGGCACGCCAGTTCATGGACTTTATCCTCAGTGAGGACTTCCAGCGTGAAATTCCGCTGGGCAATGTGATGTATCCGGCAGTGGATCTCGGCGCTGAGTTACCGGAGGTATTCGAGCGTCTGATAGAGCCGGACAGTTTTACCTTTACGCCGGAAGAAGTCAGTGCCAATCGGCAAGGCTGGATTCGTGAATGGCTCAATGCAACCACTCGTTGA
- the lon gene encoding endopeptidase La produces the protein MSDDRDPQQDDLDWVGMNGEHDADADEQDEDSRIQAVIPASAILPERLYLLPIHNRPFFPAQVQPLVINRERWEKTIERVSDTPHHTVGLAFVGEAGVDELGWQDFPEIGTAVKMHKLQGDEQQIQFISQGVKRFRIQRWLSKTPPFLVEVSYPKEPVDAEDDETRAYAMAMINGIKELLPINPLYGEELKQYLNRFSPHEPGPLTDFAASITSAQGQELQGVLDTLAVMPRMQKVLPLLRKEIDVAQLQSEISEQVNAQMQQHQREFFLREQLKVIQRELGISKDDRENDVDTFRDRLENKVVPERVMERINDELDKLSVLETGSPEYGTTRNYLDWLTSMPWGQTSDDQLDLPHARKVLDRDHDGLDDVKERIVEFLAEGTFKGDVGGSIVLLVGPPGVGKTSIGRSIAEALGREFYRFSVGGMRDEAEIKGHRRTYVGAMPGKLVQALKEVDVENPVIMLDEIDKMGQSFQGDPASALLEVLDPEQNVDFLDHYLDVRLDLSKVLFVCTANTLDSIPPALLDRMEQIRLSGYIAEEKLAIAKNHLWPRLLKRDNIPRKRINLTDAALRQVIEGYAREAGVRQLEKLLHRVVRKAAVKLLESDQASVKVSVKNLEEFLGAPIFRKEKVMKGSGVVTGLAWTSMGGATLSIEAGRVHALDRGFKLTGQLGDVMKESANIAYSFVQGHMAEYGADPDYFDSAFVHLHVPEGATPKDGPSAGVTMTTALLSLARNQPIERNLAMTGELTLTGHVLPVGGIREKVIAARRSDIFEVILPEANRRDYAELPDYLKEGMSVHFASKYRDVAKVVFG, from the coding sequence ATGAGCGATGATCGTGATCCGCAACAGGATGACCTGGATTGGGTCGGTATGAATGGCGAGCATGATGCCGATGCGGATGAGCAGGACGAAGATAGCCGTATTCAGGCCGTGATTCCTGCCAGTGCCATACTGCCGGAACGGCTATATCTACTGCCGATTCATAATCGTCCTTTCTTCCCTGCCCAGGTTCAACCGCTGGTCATCAACCGCGAGCGCTGGGAAAAAACCATCGAGCGTGTCAGCGATACTCCCCATCACACCGTAGGCCTGGCTTTCGTCGGTGAAGCCGGTGTTGATGAACTGGGCTGGCAGGATTTCCCCGAGATCGGTACCGCAGTCAAGATGCACAAACTGCAGGGAGATGAGCAGCAGATCCAGTTCATCTCACAGGGAGTAAAGCGTTTCCGTATCCAGCGCTGGTTGTCGAAAACACCGCCATTCCTGGTGGAGGTCAGTTATCCGAAGGAACCGGTGGATGCGGAGGACGATGAGACCCGTGCCTATGCCATGGCGATGATCAATGGCATCAAGGAACTGCTGCCGATCAACCCTCTCTACGGAGAGGAGCTCAAGCAGTATCTCAATCGCTTCAGTCCCCACGAACCCGGCCCACTGACTGACTTTGCCGCCTCCATTACTTCGGCCCAGGGGCAGGAACTGCAGGGTGTGCTCGATACTCTGGCGGTAATGCCACGTATGCAGAAGGTCCTGCCGCTGCTGCGTAAGGAAATTGACGTCGCACAGTTGCAGAGCGAGATCAGCGAACAGGTCAATGCGCAGATGCAACAGCATCAGCGCGAGTTCTTCCTGCGCGAGCAGCTCAAGGTCATTCAGCGTGAACTCGGCATCTCCAAGGACGATCGCGAGAACGATGTTGATACCTTCCGTGATCGGCTGGAAAACAAGGTGGTGCCTGAGCGGGTCATGGAGCGGATCAATGATGAGCTCGACAAGCTCTCGGTGCTCGAGACGGGTTCACCGGAGTACGGCACCACGCGTAATTATCTTGATTGGCTGACCAGCATGCCCTGGGGGCAGACCAGTGACGACCAGTTGGATCTGCCGCACGCACGCAAGGTGCTGGATCGCGACCATGATGGTCTCGATGACGTAAAGGAACGCATCGTAGAGTTTCTCGCCGAAGGCACCTTCAAGGGTGATGTTGGCGGTTCCATTGTTCTGCTGGTCGGTCCTCCCGGCGTCGGCAAGACCTCCATCGGTCGCTCCATCGCGGAGGCTCTGGGACGCGAATTCTATCGTTTCTCGGTAGGGGGGATGCGTGACGAAGCCGAGATCAAGGGCCATCGTCGCACCTATGTCGGCGCCATGCCGGGCAAACTGGTTCAGGCGCTCAAGGAGGTGGACGTCGAGAACCCTGTGATCATGCTTGATGAGATCGACAAGATGGGCCAGTCGTTTCAAGGCGACCCGGCTTCGGCACTGCTCGAGGTGCTCGACCCGGAGCAGAATGTTGATTTCCTCGATCACTATCTGGACGTGCGTCTTGATTTGTCCAAGGTGCTGTTCGTATGTACGGCCAATACCCTGGATTCGATTCCGCCGGCCTTGCTCGACCGCATGGAGCAGATTCGTCTGTCGGGCTATATCGCCGAGGAGAAGTTGGCGATTGCCAAAAATCATCTGTGGCCACGTTTGCTCAAGCGCGACAACATTCCCAGGAAGCGTATCAATCTCACCGATGCGGCACTGCGCCAGGTGATCGAGGGCTACGCCCGCGAAGCGGGGGTGCGTCAGCTCGAAAAGCTGTTGCATCGCGTGGTGCGCAAGGCGGCGGTCAAGTTATTGGAGAGCGATCAGGCGTCGGTCAAGGTCTCGGTGAAGAACCTTGAGGAGTTCCTGGGGGCACCGATCTTCCGCAAGGAAAAGGTCATGAAGGGCTCCGGAGTTGTCACCGGCCTGGCCTGGACGTCGATGGGCGGGGCCACGCTATCGATTGAGGCCGGACGTGTGCATGCACTGGATCGAGGCTTCAAGCTGACGGGCCAATTGGGCGATGTGATGAAGGAATCGGCCAATATCGCCTACAGCTTTGTGCAAGGGCATATGGCGGAGTACGGTGCTGACCCTGACTACTTCGACAGTGCTTTCGTACATCTTCATGTCCCTGAAGGCGCTACGCCCAAGGATGGTCCCTCGGCGGGGGTAACCATGACCACAGCGCTGCTGTCGCTGGCACGCAACCAGCCAATCGAGCGTAACCTGGCGATGACCGGTGAGTTGACGCTGACGGGCCATGTGCTGCCGGTGGGAGGAATCCGCGAGAAGGTGATTGCCGCTCGCCGCAGCGATATCTTCGAAGTCATTCTGCCCGAGGCCAACCGTCGCGATTACGCGGAACTGCCCGACTATCTCAAGGAAGGCATGAGCGTGCACTTTGCCTCGAAGTATCGTGATGTGGCAAAGGTCGTATTTGGCTAG
- a CDS encoding copper resistance system multicopper oxidase, whose amino-acid sequence MASSRITPHSLSRRQLLKGGVALGSMAALVPAWASPWGQSNTYAQGVEEGPEVSLTIRRESIPINGQAANPISINGSSPGPLVRLREGQDAVLRVTNLLDEPTSIHWHGLILPPEMDGVPGVSFAGIEPGETFTYRFPIRQHGTYWYHSHSGLQEQEGHAGPLIIDAAEPEPFRYDREHVLLLTDWTFEAPMTVFRNLKTAEGYYNFQERTVADFFADVRDKGFAATAEMRGMWARMRMSSRDIADVTGSTYTYLINGHAPEENWTALFRSGERVRLRVINGSAMSYFDIRIPGLTMTVVAADGQPVQPVPVDEFRIGVAETYDILVTPEDNTAYPIFAESMDRSGYALATLAPREGMRVDVPSRRRIADRGMEAMGAHDMQGMEGMAHANMPEMDGMNHPSEQEMDHSAMQEMDHSGMQEMDASGMQGMDHSGTGGMPAEHERMNANGMLMSGQAQPGSRYDQAGIGIDPLERRVLVYSDLMALTPWPDRREPGRELELHLTGNMERYMWSFDGRKFSEVTGPIHFARDERLRLILINDTMMEHPIHLHGMWMELENGHGELIPRKHTLNVKPGERVSALITADAEGSWAFHCHLLYHMEAGMFRVVQVA is encoded by the coding sequence ATGGCAAGTTCGAGAATCACCCCCCATTCACTGTCACGCCGTCAACTCTTGAAGGGCGGTGTGGCGTTGGGGTCGATGGCGGCACTGGTCCCGGCCTGGGCCTCTCCATGGGGGCAGAGTAATACCTATGCCCAAGGTGTTGAGGAAGGCCCTGAGGTATCGCTGACCATTCGTCGCGAATCCATTCCCATCAACGGTCAGGCAGCCAATCCCATCAGCATCAACGGCTCCAGCCCTGGGCCGCTGGTCAGATTGCGTGAAGGTCAGGATGCGGTTCTGCGGGTGACCAATCTGCTCGACGAACCTACGTCCATTCACTGGCATGGTTTGATTCTTCCCCCGGAGATGGATGGGGTGCCGGGAGTGAGTTTTGCCGGCATCGAACCAGGAGAAACCTTCACCTATCGTTTCCCGATACGCCAGCATGGTACCTACTGGTATCACAGCCACTCCGGTCTCCAGGAGCAAGAGGGGCATGCAGGCCCGCTGATCATTGATGCCGCCGAGCCAGAGCCCTTCCGTTATGACCGGGAACATGTCCTGTTATTGACCGACTGGACCTTCGAAGCGCCGATGACGGTGTTCCGTAATCTGAAAACTGCCGAAGGCTATTACAACTTCCAGGAGCGCACCGTCGCTGACTTCTTTGCCGATGTGCGTGACAAGGGCTTTGCCGCTACCGCTGAGATGCGTGGTATGTGGGCGAGAATGCGTATGAGCTCACGAGATATCGCCGATGTCACCGGCAGTACCTATACCTATCTGATCAATGGGCACGCTCCGGAAGAGAACTGGACAGCACTCTTCAGGTCTGGTGAACGGGTGCGTCTGCGGGTGATCAACGGCTCGGCGATGTCCTACTTCGATATACGTATTCCCGGACTGACGATGACTGTAGTGGCGGCCGATGGCCAGCCGGTGCAACCGGTTCCTGTCGATGAGTTTCGCATTGGTGTGGCTGAAACCTATGACATTCTCGTCACGCCGGAAGATAACACCGCCTATCCCATCTTCGCCGAAAGCATGGATCGCAGTGGCTATGCGCTAGCTACTCTGGCGCCTCGTGAAGGCATGCGTGTGGATGTTCCTTCCCGGCGCAGGATTGCGGATCGTGGCATGGAAGCTATGGGAGCGCACGACATGCAAGGAATGGAGGGTATGGCACATGCCAACATGCCGGAGATGGATGGCATGAATCATCCCTCCGAGCAGGAAATGGACCACTCGGCGATGCAGGAGATGGACCATTCCGGGATGCAGGAGATGGACGCTTCCGGAATGCAGGGCATGGATCACTCCGGGACGGGCGGCATGCCTGCCGAGCATGAGCGCATGAATGCCAATGGGATGCTGATGTCAGGGCAGGCCCAACCAGGGTCCCGTTATGATCAGGCTGGTATCGGAATCGACCCACTGGAGCGACGTGTACTGGTCTATAGCGACCTCATGGCCCTGACGCCATGGCCGGATCGTCGTGAGCCAGGTCGTGAGTTGGAGCTGCACCTTACCGGCAATATGGAACGTTACATGTGGTCCTTCGATGGCCGGAAGTTCAGTGAAGTGACTGGTCCCATTCACTTCGCCAGAGATGAGCGACTGCGTCTGATTCTGATCAACGACACCATGATGGAACACCCCATTCACCTGCATGGCATGTGGATGGAGCTGGAAAATGGTCATGGAGAGCTGATTCCCCGCAAGCACACGCTCAATGTCAAACCCGGTGAACGTGTTTCGGCACTGATCACCGCGGATGCCGAGGGCAGCTGGGCCTTCCATTGTCATCTGCTTTATCACATGGAAGCCGGCATGTTTCGCGTCGTCCAGGTCGCATGA
- a CDS encoding ATP-binding protein, producing MYLFRVDRRSLRTRLLLGLSGISLLVVGVTWILHGILLEDLARDFLGDRLQREADHSIEVLEQQYDTTTITPSSSQRRYRILHHLYVLRVGEQISSSDEHWRETLAPLLDQQGEELLEFKEGDQHLLIYRHHFTLNGAAGVLLMGEDFSQVEAGLGRLHWWVAGIAAGLLVLLMVLNLLAINGGLIPLSRIRDELEELQTGKRERLSTDVPSELDRLVAQLNHFLDEIDRRLQRSRDSVANLSHALKTPLAAVTQVLRGERPIDAERRRKLVQRLEDIHRQLDAELRRARIAGPNAGRFSHLQRDSVRLIEMFRGLYPEKQFNLMLSAEAERSVAIESQDYSEMLGIVLDNAGKWARHEIQCQLTADAQVSIVVEDDGSGVAIDDLPRLGQRGLRLDEQYPGYGLGLSILRQLVKRYSGQLRFDACPGGGLRVEITIPLKEGFH from the coding sequence ATGTACTTGTTTCGCGTTGACCGGCGTAGTTTGCGTACTCGACTGCTGCTGGGGTTATCCGGCATCTCACTGCTGGTGGTGGGAGTGACCTGGATACTGCATGGCATTCTGCTGGAGGATCTGGCACGAGACTTTCTCGGTGACCGCCTGCAACGAGAAGCAGACCATTCCATCGAAGTACTTGAGCAGCAATATGACACGACAACCATCACGCCGTCGTCGTCCCAGCGTCGCTACCGAATCCTCCATCACCTTTATGTATTACGTGTTGGCGAGCAGATTTCGTCATCGGATGAGCACTGGCGCGAGACCCTGGCGCCTCTCCTTGATCAACAAGGCGAGGAGTTGCTCGAGTTCAAGGAGGGGGATCAGCATCTGCTGATCTATCGACACCACTTTACGCTGAATGGAGCAGCAGGCGTTCTGCTGATGGGGGAGGACTTCTCTCAGGTTGAAGCAGGCCTCGGGAGGCTGCACTGGTGGGTGGCTGGAATAGCCGCAGGGTTGCTGGTGTTGCTGATGGTACTGAATCTACTGGCGATCAATGGTGGTCTGATTCCACTGTCGCGAATCCGAGATGAGTTGGAGGAATTGCAGACGGGCAAGCGTGAGAGGTTGTCCACCGATGTACCGTCGGAGCTGGATCGCCTGGTGGCACAGCTCAATCACTTTCTGGATGAGATTGACCGTCGCCTGCAGCGCTCACGTGACTCGGTGGCCAACCTGTCTCATGCACTCAAGACACCATTGGCTGCGGTCACTCAGGTATTGAGAGGTGAGCGTCCCATTGATGCAGAACGTCGCCGCAAGTTGGTGCAGCGACTGGAAGATATTCACAGACAACTGGATGCCGAGCTGAGGCGTGCCCGGATCGCTGGCCCCAATGCAGGGCGCTTCAGTCACCTGCAGCGTGACAGTGTTCGTCTGATCGAGATGTTCCGGGGACTCTACCCCGAAAAGCAATTCAACCTGATGCTATCGGCAGAGGCGGAGCGCTCGGTGGCGATCGAATCGCAGGATTATTCCGAGATGCTTGGCATTGTGCTCGACAATGCGGGGAAGTGGGCCCGCCACGAGATACAGTGCCAGCTGACGGCGGACGCACAGGTCAGCATCGTGGTCGAGGATGATGGTTCCGGTGTTGCCATTGATGACCTTCCGCGCCTCGGCCAGCGGGGGCTACGCCTGGATGAGCAGTATCCCGGTTATGGGCTGGGACTGTCGATTCTGAGGCAGCTGGTGAAGCGCTACTCGGGGCAGCTCCGGTTTGATGCTTGCCCAGGCGGTGGCCTGCGTGTCGAGATCACTATTCCGCTCAAGGAAGGTTTTCATTGA